A section of the Mycobacteriales bacterium genome encodes:
- a CDS encoding heme-binding protein — protein sequence MPGFVILPGGLPIQGGGTVVAGIGVSGAPSGDIDATCVTTGIQAIS from the coding sequence GTGCCGGGCTTCGTCATCCTCCCGGGCGGCCTGCCGATCCAGGGCGGCGGCACGGTCGTGGCCGGCATCGGCGTCAGCGGCGCGCCGTCCGGTGACATCGACGCCACCTGCGTGACGACCGGGATCCAGGCCATCTCCTGA